One stretch of Sphaerochaeta sp. DNA includes these proteins:
- a CDS encoding carbohydrate ABC transporter permease, with translation MRNSSLTMTERNERAVRRKRIISVVQWLLAIAVTVIAFFPIYWMLITSVKSQDEVLLLKPTFWPKEFHFENYANVLRKVKFAKYYMNTIIMTAGILVCQIVTGVFAAYGFSKGNFRGKNTLFLVVLGALMIPLQVTFIPIYVMFAHWGLTDTYLGLILPEAVSPYYIFMLRQTFLSIDDSYIDAAKIDGLGRWGSSPRFWCRCAARRCSPSRWSPSLPVGTAISGRKSSPKRNPIVCLRSDWPSCGRRLPARGR, from the coding sequence ATGCGTAATTCATCATTGACCATGACAGAACGGAACGAGCGTGCGGTACGAAGAAAACGGATCATCAGCGTGGTGCAGTGGTTGTTGGCCATTGCCGTCACGGTGATCGCGTTTTTTCCGATTTACTGGATGCTGATCACTTCCGTGAAAAGCCAGGATGAGGTGTTGCTTCTCAAGCCGACGTTCTGGCCGAAGGAATTCCATTTTGAGAATTATGCCAACGTGCTTCGGAAAGTGAAGTTCGCAAAGTATTACATGAATACGATCATCATGACCGCAGGTATTTTGGTCTGCCAGATCGTCACCGGGGTGTTCGCGGCATATGGCTTCTCCAAAGGAAATTTCCGGGGAAAGAACACATTGTTCTTGGTGGTGCTCGGAGCCCTGATGATTCCGTTGCAGGTGACGTTCATCCCCATCTACGTGATGTTCGCCCATTGGGGGCTGACAGACACCTATCTGGGATTGATCCTTCCGGAAGCGGTCAGTCCATACTACATCTTCATGCTTCGGCAGACATTCCTCTCTATTGATGACAGTTACATCGATGCGGCGAAGATCGACGGGTTGGGAAGGTGGGGATCATCACCAAGATTTTGGTGCCGATGTGCAGCTCGACGTTGTTCACCGTCACGTTGGTCACCTTCACTTCCGGTTGGAACAGCTATTTCTGGCCGAAAATCATCGCCAAAGAGGAATCCCATCGTGTGCTTACGGTCGGATTGGCCAAGTTGCGGGAGACGTTTGCCGGCCAGGGGACGATGA
- a CDS encoding sugar ABC transporter permease, whose product MAFKGIKPRTLDHLQDFGCTVPALVLILLFTYFPIVKLIQISFTNWNLLNDHYEYVGLKNWKWLFNGSGKKYLLNSLKVTFIYSGGELAITLLGGLLLALIFNTMHRGFGALRAIVFMPKYVAMSSAAVIFLWILNTDNGVLNYFISRLGGKRIDWLGKPGWAMISVLMLTGWRAIGYGMIVYLAAMRSIPSDYYEAADLDGASYWVKLRHITLPMLSPTTLFLFVTTFISSMKVFQSVDILTGGGPNRSTEVFVYQIYSYAMEDFRMDRAAVMALAFFALLLIITASTMKLSNGRVNYDT is encoded by the coding sequence ATGGCGTTCAAAGGCATCAAACCGCGCACGCTTGACCATCTGCAGGATTTCGGGTGCACGGTACCAGCGCTGGTTTTGATTCTGTTGTTCACCTATTTTCCCATTGTGAAGCTGATACAGATCAGTTTCACCAACTGGAACCTGCTGAACGATCATTACGAGTATGTAGGTCTCAAGAATTGGAAATGGTTGTTCAACGGGTCAGGGAAAAAATATCTGCTCAATTCCCTGAAAGTGACGTTCATCTATTCCGGTGGAGAACTTGCAATTACCTTGCTCGGAGGATTGCTGCTGGCGTTGATCTTCAACACGATGCATCGTGGCTTCGGGGCGCTTCGTGCCATCGTGTTCATGCCGAAGTATGTCGCCATGAGCTCGGCGGCCGTCATTTTCCTGTGGATTCTCAATACGGACAACGGGGTGTTGAACTACTTCATTAGTCGACTTGGCGGGAAACGGATCGATTGGCTGGGAAAGCCGGGGTGGGCGATGATTTCCGTGCTGATGCTGACCGGCTGGCGGGCCATCGGATACGGGATGATCGTCTATCTTGCAGCGATGCGGAGCATCCCATCGGACTATTACGAAGCAGCAGATCTTGATGGGGCGTCCTATTGGGTGAAACTCCGACACATCACCCTCCCCATGCTCAGTCCGACGACGTTGTTCCTGTTCGTCACCACGTTCATCTCCTCGATGAAGGTGTTCCAGAGCGTGGATATTCTGACCGGCGGCGGGCCGAACCGGTCGACGGAAGTGTTCGTCTACCAGATTTATTCCTATGCGATGGAGGATTTCCGCATGGATCGTGCCGCCGTCATGGCGTTGGCATTCTTTGCCCTGCTCCTTATCATCACCGCTTCCACGATGAAGCTTTCCAATGGCAGGGTGAACTATGATACGTGA
- a CDS encoding ABC transporter substrate-binding protein produces MKKRGSGLLCALFVTLWCVSGVFAGGAKEAPATQSVPVTTETPKIDPSKYAVTAPIEITWWHALENQYSGLVDEIVNDFNNSQDKIKVKAEYIGSYSTVNETLVAAQVAGTGLPALVVANTPYVAQYGASGLCEDLTPYIQATGFDIHDFGEGMIQAAAYDGKQVSLPFLISTQILYYNKDMAKAKGVEIPTQFKDMKEFLAKVSEFNADGTTKVWGTIIPGWDQWYFETFFLNNGVNIVNPDGISTDLDGKASVETTKAIGDWINNGYAYFAVGKDASSIMRQTFIDKKAFSVIHTTSLYNTYVDKCKDFEVGMAWLPATDTRKQEIGGCVLLIPAKNDQQTKNAAWQFLSYLCSKDINMKWAEGTGYMPTRKSVLETQEGKDFLARKPAFKAIFDNLDNIYPRIQNKNWNQLAKIWMNYLSEFYNNGQDINKGIPQMAEEINEVLED; encoded by the coding sequence ATGAAAAAGAGGGGGAGTGGGCTTTTATGTGCCCTTTTTGTGACGCTGTGGTGCGTCTCCGGTGTATTCGCAGGGGGGGCAAAGGAGGCTCCAGCAACGCAGAGTGTTCCGGTAACGACCGAGACTCCGAAAATTGATCCGTCAAAATACGCCGTAACAGCTCCGATTGAGATAACGTGGTGGCATGCGTTGGAGAACCAGTATTCCGGTCTGGTGGATGAGATCGTCAACGATTTCAACAACAGCCAGGACAAGATCAAGGTGAAGGCCGAATACATCGGCAGTTATTCCACGGTGAACGAGACGTTGGTAGCCGCACAGGTTGCGGGTACCGGACTTCCCGCGCTGGTCGTCGCAAACACGCCGTACGTCGCCCAGTATGGCGCTTCCGGTTTGTGTGAGGATCTCACTCCGTACATCCAGGCGACCGGTTTTGATATTCATGATTTCGGAGAAGGCATGATTCAAGCCGCGGCGTATGATGGCAAGCAGGTTTCCCTGCCGTTCCTCATCTCTACTCAGATCTTGTATTACAACAAGGACATGGCCAAGGCCAAAGGCGTGGAGATCCCCACACAGTTCAAGGATATGAAGGAGTTCCTCGCCAAGGTGTCCGAGTTCAATGCGGATGGCACGACGAAGGTGTGGGGGACGATCATCCCTGGATGGGATCAGTGGTATTTCGAGACATTCTTCCTGAACAATGGCGTGAACATCGTCAATCCTGATGGAATTTCCACCGATCTTGATGGAAAAGCGTCTGTTGAGACCACCAAGGCGATCGGGGACTGGATCAACAACGGATATGCCTATTTCGCCGTGGGCAAGGACGCCTCTTCCATCATGCGGCAGACGTTCATCGACAAGAAAGCGTTCTCCGTCATTCACACCACCAGCCTGTACAACACCTATGTGGACAAGTGTAAGGACTTTGAGGTTGGAATGGCTTGGTTGCCTGCGACGGATACCCGGAAGCAGGAGATCGGCGGATGCGTACTCTTGATTCCGGCGAAGAACGACCAGCAGACAAAGAATGCTGCTTGGCAGTTCCTTTCCTATCTGTGCAGCAAGGACATCAACATGAAGTGGGCGGAAGGGACCGGATACATGCCGACCCGCAAGTCGGTGCTTGAGACGCAGGAAGGGAAGGATTTCCTTGCCAGGAAACCGGCGTTCAAGGCGATTTTCGACAACCTTGACAACATTTATCCCCGTATCCAGAACAAAAACTGGAACCAGTTGGCCAAGATTTGGATGAATTATCTTTCCGAGTTCTACAACAATGGCCAGGACATCAACAAAGGGATTCCTCAGATGGCTGAGGAGATCAACGAGGTTCTGGAAGATTAG
- a CDS encoding LacI family transcriptional regulator — protein MKHAQCTLQDIATRVGCSAAAVSMILAGKQHGRFSRETIQKVYLTAKEMGYQAKHRLPSEGIIMIICPSVINPYYATLLQGMEAEAEHNGYNTIIFTTYWSLKREQKALQMSASPQVLGIIFAMAPQQPDMVREVAKTTPVVTVSDRQSHYGLDSVEVDNYDAGYRIGSYLIQLGHQHVCYLSTSLNTQHSSRVLRYQGLVDSYANLQPQGSVSVLSQEVESSQELATVEIEYQVGRMLAKRCIATLPKVTAMVAINDMIAYGVMDETLEEGFRIPQDYSVSGFDDIYPSQFHNVALTTIDHHINQRGHRAFSLMQAKLEHRQEPASFTHVEFTNFLVVRATTAPPRTIGT, from the coding sequence ATGAAACACGCACAATGTACCTTACAGGATATCGCAACCCGGGTTGGTTGCTCAGCCGCAGCCGTCTCCATGATTCTTGCCGGAAAACAGCATGGCCGGTTTTCCCGGGAAACGATCCAGAAGGTGTATCTGACCGCAAAGGAGATGGGATATCAGGCGAAACATCGTCTTCCGTCAGAGGGCATCATCATGATCATCTGCCCTTCGGTGATCAATCCCTACTATGCGACGCTCCTTCAAGGCATGGAAGCGGAGGCGGAGCACAACGGGTACAACACCATCATCTTCACCACCTACTGGTCATTGAAACGGGAACAGAAAGCGCTCCAGATGAGCGCAAGCCCCCAGGTGCTGGGCATCATTTTCGCCATGGCGCCCCAGCAACCCGACATGGTGCGGGAAGTGGCGAAAACCACCCCGGTAGTGACGGTCAGCGACCGGCAGAGCCACTACGGCCTGGATTCCGTGGAGGTGGACAACTACGACGCGGGCTATCGGATCGGCTCCTATCTGATCCAGCTTGGGCACCAGCACGTCTGTTATCTTTCCACCTCACTGAACACCCAGCACAGTTCCCGAGTCCTGCGCTACCAAGGGCTGGTGGACAGTTACGCCAACCTGCAGCCCCAGGGATCCGTCTCCGTCCTGTCACAAGAAGTGGAATCATCACAGGAACTCGCCACGGTGGAAATTGAATACCAGGTCGGCAGAATGCTCGCGAAACGGTGCATCGCCACGCTTCCCAAGGTGACGGCCATGGTCGCCATCAACGATATGATCGCCTATGGCGTCATGGATGAAACGCTGGAGGAAGGCTTCCGCATCCCACAGGATTACAGCGTCTCCGGCTTTGATGACATCTACCCGTCCCAGTTCCACAATGTGGCGCTGACCACCATCGACCATCACATCAACCAACGGGGGCACCGGGCGTTCTCCCTGATGCAAGCGAAACTGGAACACCGTCAGGAACCCGCTTCCTTCACCCATGTGGAGTTCACTAACTTCCTGGTGGTACGGGCGACGACGGCACCTCCACGAACGATCGGGACTTGA
- a CDS encoding HAD-IIA family hydrolase, with protein sequence MQEKADLLSRCRHFVLDLDGTFYLGDTILPHSLEFLRKVEETGRDYLFFTNNSSKSPEVYLDKLGRMGCRISKDQIMTSGDVMIAWLNEHHLGEPVYLVGTPALEESFRQGGIPLSQNANIVVIGFDTTLTYAKLVRACDLIRGGALFLATHLDINCPVEGGFIPDVGSFCALISLSTGGKEPLVTGKPHRETVDMIIRRTGWKREEIAFVGDRIYTDVATGVDNGAVGLLVLSGESDMGTVAASKTKPDGIFTDLGEIGSYLK encoded by the coding sequence ATGCAGGAAAAAGCTGACCTCCTGTCCCGGTGCCGGCATTTTGTCCTGGACCTGGACGGCACTTTCTATCTGGGGGATACCATTCTTCCCCACAGCCTGGAGTTTCTCAGGAAGGTGGAGGAGACGGGGCGTGACTACCTGTTCTTCACCAACAACTCCTCCAAGAGTCCGGAGGTGTATCTGGACAAGCTTGGGCGGATGGGATGCAGGATTTCAAAGGATCAGATCATGACCAGCGGGGATGTGATGATTGCCTGGCTGAACGAACACCATCTTGGCGAGCCGGTCTATCTGGTCGGGACGCCTGCGCTGGAGGAGAGTTTCCGCCAAGGGGGTATCCCACTTTCACAGAACGCCAACATTGTCGTCATCGGATTCGACACGACACTGACCTACGCCAAGCTGGTGAGGGCGTGTGATTTGATCCGGGGCGGCGCGCTGTTTCTGGCCACCCACCTGGACATCAACTGTCCGGTGGAAGGCGGCTTCATTCCGGATGTCGGTTCGTTCTGCGCCTTGATCTCCCTGTCCACCGGGGGAAAAGAGCCGCTTGTCACCGGCAAGCCTCATCGTGAGACGGTGGATATGATCATCCGTCGCACCGGATGGAAGCGTGAGGAGATCGCGTTCGTCGGCGACCGGATCTACACCGACGTGGCCACCGGGGTGGACAACGGGGCCGTCGGGCTGCTGGTGCTCTCCGGGGAATCGGATATGGGCACGGTGGCCGCGTCAAAGACCAAACCGGACGGCATCTTCACTGATCTGGGGGAGATAGGCTCGTATCTTAAGTGA
- a CDS encoding DUF1667 domain-containing protein → MSKKEFICIGCPMGCNLVVEMDEKTGEVLSVTGNSCRTGDVYAHKEATNPRRIVTSSVPVDGGDMAMVSVKTKSDVPKKMIFPVMDAIHKVRMHAPVRIGDVVIHDVLGTGIDVVATRNIHAGKS, encoded by the coding sequence ATGAGCAAGAAAGAATTCATCTGCATCGGTTGTCCGATGGGTTGCAATCTGGTGGTGGAAATGGATGAGAAGACCGGGGAAGTACTCTCCGTCACCGGCAATTCCTGCAGGACGGGGGATGTCTACGCCCACAAGGAAGCGACCAATCCGAGGCGGATCGTGACCAGTTCCGTTCCGGTGGATGGCGGGGACATGGCGATGGTGTCCGTCAAAACCAAGTCGGATGTACCCAAAAAGATGATCTTCCCGGTAATGGACGCCATCCACAAGGTGAGGATGCACGCTCCGGTGCGTATCGGGGATGTGGTGATCCATGATGTGTTGGGCACCGGTATTGACGTGGTGGCGACGAGGAACATCCATGCAGGAAAAAGCTGA
- a CDS encoding NAD(P)/FAD-dependent oxidoreductase, with translation MMNAHDIVVIGGGPAGLSAAVAARDAGIQDILIVERNHQLGGILNQCIHNGFGLHAFKEELTGPEYAQRYIDMVTKRHIPALVDTMVLDVQPHQVTYINREEGVVTISAKAIILAMGCRERPRGALNIPGYRPAGIYSAGTAQRLMNIEGCKVGSRVVILGSGDIGLIMARRMTLEGAKVKVVAELMPFSGGLKRNIVQCLDDYGIPLKLSHTVVDIQGKERITGVTLAKVDEHRKPIPGTEEHYDCDTLLLSVGLIPENELSRGAGVAINRVTNGPVVDDMLQTSQDGIFACGNVLHVHDLVDYVSEEAALAGRSAARYVASGAQIKQEIPIVATDGVRYTVPQSLDVSHMADLVTVRFRVGDVYKGRYVSVYYDGTRVMHLKKKVLAPGEMEQVILQKKSFTGYPGITSVTVKTEEA, from the coding sequence ATGATGAACGCGCATGACATCGTGGTGATCGGAGGAGGCCCGGCCGGATTGTCCGCTGCCGTGGCGGCACGAGACGCTGGAATCCAGGACATCTTGATCGTAGAGCGGAACCATCAGCTGGGGGGTATCCTCAACCAGTGCATCCACAACGGATTCGGACTGCACGCGTTCAAGGAGGAGTTGACCGGACCGGAGTACGCCCAGCGATACATTGACATGGTCACAAAACGGCACATCCCCGCTCTGGTGGACACGATGGTGCTGGATGTCCAGCCGCACCAGGTGACGTACATCAACCGGGAGGAGGGCGTGGTTACCATCAGCGCCAAGGCGATCATTTTGGCGATGGGATGCCGCGAGCGGCCCCGGGGCGCGCTGAACATCCCGGGCTACCGGCCGGCGGGCATCTACAGCGCCGGTACGGCCCAGCGGCTGATGAACATCGAAGGCTGCAAGGTTGGTTCCCGTGTGGTGATCCTGGGCAGCGGTGACATCGGCCTGATCATGGCGCGGCGCATGACGCTGGAAGGCGCCAAGGTGAAGGTGGTCGCCGAGTTGATGCCGTTCTCCGGTGGCCTGAAGCGGAACATCGTCCAGTGCCTGGACGACTACGGCATCCCGTTGAAGCTTTCCCACACGGTGGTGGACATCCAGGGCAAGGAGCGGATCACCGGGGTGACGCTGGCCAAGGTGGACGAGCATCGCAAGCCGATCCCTGGGACGGAGGAACACTACGACTGTGACACGCTCCTGCTGTCCGTCGGCCTGATCCCGGAGAACGAACTGTCCCGTGGCGCAGGGGTTGCCATCAACCGGGTGACCAACGGTCCGGTGGTGGATGATATGCTTCAGACCAGCCAGGATGGCATTTTCGCCTGCGGCAACGTGCTGCATGTCCATGATCTGGTGGATTACGTCTCCGAAGAGGCGGCGTTGGCCGGTCGGAGCGCCGCCCGGTATGTGGCAAGCGGAGCACAGATCAAACAGGAGATCCCCATCGTGGCCACCGACGGAGTGCGGTACACCGTCCCGCAGTCCCTGGATGTTTCCCACATGGCTGACTTGGTGACGGTGCGCTTCCGGGTGGGCGATGTGTACAAAGGCCGGTACGTATCCGTATACTATGACGGCACGCGGGTGATGCATCTGAAGAAGAAGGTGCTTGCCCCGGGTGAGATGGAGCAGGTGATCCTGCAGAAGAAGAGTTTCACCGGGTATCCGGGCATCACATCCGTTACGGTGAAGACGGAGGAGGCGTGA